Proteins from a genomic interval of Ignavibacteriales bacterium:
- a CDS encoding response regulator, which produces MEDAGGGGSVTGLVLMIEDEEHIRIVFRDAMFDEGVMVVGLATGEEGIEFYRSHSKEIDLVVLDLSLPGISGEATFNQLKALDPHVKVVISSGFPIEDVTRTFDGTGVIGYLQKPYNYVTLVESVAKFLAIRKD; this is translated from the coding sequence ATGGAAGACGCGGGTGGAGGAGGATCTGTCACAGGACTCGTGCTAATGATCGAGGATGAGGAGCACATACGCATCGTGTTTCGCGATGCGATGTTCGACGAGGGGGTCATGGTAGTCGGTCTTGCGACGGGCGAAGAGGGAATAGAATTCTACCGCAGCCACTCCAAAGAAATCGACCTCGTGGTGCTGGATCTGTCACTGCCCGGCATAAGCGGAGAAGCGACGTTCAACCAGTTGAAGGCGCTCGATCCTCACGTGAAGGTTGTCATTTCCTCGGGATTTCCCATCGAGGATGTGACAAGGACGTTTGACGGGACTGGTGTTATCGGCTATCTGCAAAAACCGTACAACTACGTCACGCTCGTCGAGTCTGTCGCAAAGTTTCTGGCAATACGAAAAGACTGA
- a CDS encoding glycyl radical protein has protein sequence MTDRVRKLREQSMSAIPHVSPERALLMTEFYQEGAFLSPPMRRALAFRRIMEKKEICINEGELIVGERGPAPKATYSFPELCCHTVQDLEILNNREKVWFRVSDETKLLYQEKIIPYWSGKTIREKIFDEMTGEWRAAYETGIFTEFMEQRAPGHTVLDDKIYRKGMLDFKQEIGEALASLDFIDDPEAYSKREELKAMDVSIDAVLTLARRYADEVHELAEKEPDPVRKSELSAVEQVCRRVPANAPTNFWEALQYYWFVHLGVITELNPWDAFNPGRIDQHLYPFYRKGLDEGTLDPEKAKELLECFWVKFNNQPAPPKVGVTAAESSTYTDFANINTGGMKADGSDGVNELTHLILDVIDEMQLVQPSSNIQLSKKNPEEFLKHACRILRHGRGQPSIFNADTIVDELLRQGKTLEDARCGGASGCVETGAFGKESYILTGYFNLPKVLEITLFNGVDPRTGKKIGIESGDPGQFTSFDQLQDAFKRQLKHFIDIKLKGNNIIERLYANYMPVPLLSVLIDDCVKKGKDYNCGGARYNTNYIQGVGVGTITDSFVAILHHVFEKKSMTMRDLLKSLSTNFDGLEPTRLLLVNKTPKYGNDEDYADTVMRWVFDTFYDVVNGRKNTKGGVYRINLLPTTCHVYFGSVTGATPDGRKASTPLSEGISPVQGADRHGPTAVLKSAAKMDHVRTGGTLLNQKFSPQLLETEKGIENLAHLVRSYFTMGGHHIQFNVVNAQTLRDAQANPEQHRDLIVRVAGYSDYFCDLGRSLQDEIIARTEHHGF, from the coding sequence ATGACCGATCGTGTGAGAAAACTCCGCGAGCAAAGCATGAGCGCTATCCCGCACGTCTCGCCGGAACGCGCGCTGCTGATGACCGAGTTTTATCAGGAAGGGGCCTTTCTCTCTCCTCCGATGCGGAGAGCTCTCGCGTTCAGACGCATCATGGAGAAGAAAGAGATTTGCATCAATGAGGGAGAACTCATCGTCGGTGAGCGCGGTCCCGCACCGAAGGCGACATATTCCTTTCCGGAGCTTTGCTGCCACACAGTTCAGGATTTGGAAATCCTCAACAATCGCGAAAAGGTATGGTTCCGGGTGAGCGACGAAACCAAACTGCTGTACCAGGAGAAGATCATCCCCTACTGGTCCGGAAAGACAATCCGCGAAAAGATCTTCGACGAAATGACGGGTGAGTGGCGCGCCGCGTACGAAACCGGCATCTTCACAGAGTTCATGGAGCAGCGGGCACCGGGGCACACGGTGCTGGACGACAAGATCTATCGGAAAGGAATGCTGGACTTCAAACAGGAGATCGGCGAGGCTCTCGCTTCTCTCGATTTCATCGACGATCCCGAGGCGTACAGCAAACGGGAAGAGCTCAAAGCGATGGACGTCAGCATCGACGCGGTGTTGACGCTCGCCCGCCGATATGCTGACGAAGTACACGAACTTGCCGAGAAAGAGCCTGATCCCGTTCGCAAGTCCGAACTGAGCGCCGTGGAACAGGTCTGCCGCCGCGTTCCCGCCAACGCTCCCACAAACTTCTGGGAAGCACTGCAGTACTATTGGTTTGTTCACCTCGGCGTCATAACGGAATTGAACCCCTGGGATGCATTCAATCCGGGCCGTATCGATCAGCACCTCTATCCGTTCTACCGGAAGGGGCTCGACGAAGGAACGCTTGACCCGGAGAAGGCGAAGGAACTGCTGGAATGTTTCTGGGTGAAGTTCAACAATCAGCCGGCGCCTCCGAAGGTGGGCGTCACGGCAGCGGAAAGCTCGACATACACCGATTTCGCCAACATCAACACAGGCGGGATGAAGGCTGATGGTAGTGATGGCGTCAACGAGTTGACGCATCTTATCCTCGACGTTATAGACGAGATGCAGCTCGTCCAGCCGAGCTCGAACATACAACTCAGCAAGAAGAACCCGGAAGAGTTTTTGAAACATGCCTGCCGGATCCTCCGCCACGGTCGCGGTCAACCCTCGATCTTCAATGCCGATACAATTGTGGATGAACTCTTGCGGCAAGGTAAAACTCTTGAGGACGCGAGATGCGGCGGCGCAAGCGGATGCGTCGAAACCGGGGCTTTCGGTAAAGAAAGCTATATCCTGACGGGTTATTTCAACCTCCCCAAGGTGCTTGAGATTACGCTGTTCAACGGCGTTGATCCGAGAACCGGCAAGAAGATCGGAATCGAGTCCGGAGATCCCGGGCAATTCACCTCCTTCGATCAGCTGCAGGATGCATTCAAACGCCAGTTGAAGCACTTCATCGACATCAAACTGAAGGGCAACAATATTATCGAACGGCTGTATGCGAACTACATGCCTGTGCCGCTCCTATCGGTACTCATCGATGATTGTGTGAAGAAGGGGAAGGACTACAATTGTGGCGGGGCGCGGTACAACACCAACTACATCCAGGGAGTCGGAGTTGGGACGATTACCGACAGCTTCGTGGCGATTCTCCATCACGTGTTCGAGAAGAAATCGATGACGATGAGAGACCTTCTGAAGTCACTCAGCACGAATTTCGACGGACTCGAACCAACGCGCTTGCTCTTGGTCAATAAGACGCCGAAATATGGCAATGACGAGGACTACGCAGACACAGTGATGCGTTGGGTGTTCGATACTTTCTATGATGTGGTCAACGGCCGGAAGAATACAAAAGGAGGCGTCTACAGGATCAACCTCCTGCCGACAACCTGCCACGTCTATTTTGGCTCCGTCACAGGTGCGACGCCGGATGGGCGAAAAGCCTCGACGCCGCTCTCGGAAGGTATTTCTCCTGTTCAGGGAGCCGATCGTCACGGACCGACAGCTGTTCTGAAATCCGCAGCGAAGATGGACCATGTCCGGACCGGTGGAACGCTTCTGAACCAGAAATTCTCACCACAGCTTCTGGAAACCGAGAAGGGTATCGAGAATCTCGCTCACCTTGTGCGGTCGTACTTTACGATGGGAGGACACCACATCCAGTTCAACGTCGTGAACGCACAGACACTCCGGGATGCGCAGGCGAATCCGGAGCAACACCGTGATCTGATTGTGCGGGTGGCCGGATACAGCGACTATTTCTGCGATCTTGGCAGATCGCTGCAGGATGAGATCATTGCGAGAACGGAGCATCATGGCTTTTGA
- a CDS encoding glycyl-radical enzyme activating protein, translating into MKGLVFNIQRFSVNDGPGIRTTVFLKGCPLHCSWCHNPESIAPDQQLFLRNDRCIRCGECLVLCKNDAIRRVDGGFSTTRDLCVECGECIEACNAEAREIVGKEMSEFDVMKEVEKDVIFYEQSGGGASFSGGEPMLQHEFLHSLLGACKLKGIHTVVDTTGFTSPEILQRLSPLVDLFLYDLKTLDDQKHREYVGVPNRLILSNLKRLAEWGKDVIVRIPIIPGVNDDPVSIRESGVFIASLGNVSEVNLLPYHASGVEKYKRLGTDDEMLQTVPPSADDLSLIVKELHRYVPTVSIGG; encoded by the coding sequence ATGAAGGGTCTGGTGTTCAACATACAGCGGTTTTCCGTCAATGACGGGCCTGGGATTCGGACAACCGTCTTCCTGAAGGGATGCCCGCTCCATTGCAGCTGGTGTCACAATCCGGAGTCGATCGCGCCCGACCAGCAGCTCTTCCTCCGGAATGACCGATGTATCCGGTGCGGCGAGTGCCTTGTGCTGTGCAAGAATGACGCAATCAGAAGGGTGGATGGGGGGTTCTCGACGACCCGCGATCTCTGCGTCGAATGCGGTGAATGCATAGAAGCCTGCAATGCCGAAGCGAGGGAAATTGTCGGCAAGGAAATGTCTGAATTCGATGTAATGAAGGAGGTCGAAAAAGACGTAATTTTTTACGAACAATCAGGTGGAGGGGCCTCTTTTTCCGGTGGAGAACCCATGCTCCAGCACGAATTTCTCCACTCTCTCCTGGGCGCCTGCAAATTGAAGGGTATCCACACAGTTGTGGACACGACGGGATTCACTTCTCCCGAGATCCTCCAACGTCTCAGTCCGCTCGTGGATCTCTTCTTGTATGATCTCAAGACGCTCGACGACCAGAAGCACCGCGAGTATGTTGGAGTACCCAACAGACTGATCTTAAGTAACCTGAAGCGTCTCGCAGAATGGGGGAAAGATGTAATTGTGAGGATCCCGATCATTCCAGGCGTAAACGACGACCCGGTCAGCATACGGGAGTCGGGGGTCTTCATTGCTTCGCTGGGGAATGTTTCCGAGGTCAATCTCCTTCCATACCACGCGAGCGGGGTGGAAAAGTACAAGAGGCTGGGAACGGACGATGAGATGCTGCAGACGGTCCCCCCGTCCGCCGATGACCTGAGTCTGATCGTGAAAGAACTCCATCGCTACGTTCCCACAGTTTCTATCGGAGGCTAA
- a CDS encoding branched-chain amino acid transaminase — protein MSLPNYAFFKDKIVPYSEAKVGVLTHGLNYGTGVFGGIRGYWNDIEKDLFVFRPLDHFQRFLESTRLLRMELSFTREEITAILMDLIRKEDLREDVYVRPLAFYGDEIIGVRLHNVTPILSISVLPFGRYIEKEEGAHVMFSSWRRIDDNVIPARGKITGGYVNSALAKSDANLAGFDEAILLNQDGHISEGSAENIFIYRKGKIVTPPVTDNILEGITRNTMMALLRDELGMEVVERPIDRTEVYLSDEVFMVATGAQIVAITRIDHRKLGSGTMGPVTLKLRDLYFNVVRGKVPKYRHWCQPVYGNK, from the coding sequence ATGTCACTACCAAACTATGCCTTCTTCAAAGACAAGATCGTTCCGTACTCCGAGGCAAAAGTCGGAGTGCTGACACACGGTTTGAACTATGGGACAGGAGTCTTCGGCGGAATACGGGGATATTGGAACGATATCGAAAAAGATCTGTTCGTTTTCAGACCCCTTGATCATTTCCAACGCTTTCTGGAATCCACACGATTGCTGCGGATGGAGCTCTCGTTCACGCGTGAGGAGATCACCGCGATCCTCATGGATCTGATCAGAAAAGAGGATCTCCGCGAAGACGTGTATGTGCGTCCGCTCGCGTTCTATGGCGATGAGATTATTGGCGTCCGACTCCACAATGTCACCCCCATCCTTTCCATCTCGGTACTCCCCTTCGGACGATACATCGAGAAGGAAGAGGGAGCCCATGTCATGTTCTCCTCATGGAGAAGGATCGACGACAACGTCATCCCCGCGCGTGGCAAGATCACGGGAGGTTATGTGAATTCGGCCCTGGCGAAGTCTGACGCAAACCTGGCCGGCTTCGATGAGGCGATTCTGCTGAATCAGGATGGGCATATTTCCGAAGGTTCTGCGGAGAACATTTTTATCTATCGCAAAGGAAAGATCGTCACTCCCCCCGTGACGGACAATATCCTTGAGGGAATTACGCGCAATACCATGATGGCACTCCTGCGTGACGAACTGGGCATGGAAGTCGTCGAGCGGCCGATTGATCGGACAGAGGTGTATCTTTCGGACGAAGTTTTCATGGTTGCGACGGGAGCTCAAATCGTGGCAATCACGCGCATTGATCACCGAAAGCTCGGCTCAGGGACGATGGGACCTGTGACACTGAAACTCAGGGATCTTTACTTCAATGTCGTGCGCGGAAAAGTACCGAAGTACCGGCATTGGTGCCAGCCCGTGTACGGGAACAAGTAA